Proteins encoded within one genomic window of Theobroma cacao cultivar B97-61/B2 chromosome 7, Criollo_cocoa_genome_V2, whole genome shotgun sequence:
- the LOC18593290 gene encoding classical arabinogalactan protein 9, which produces MMHRFIILSIFVLFVSGRVVQADGNAPSPSPKPTPTTTPLSPAKAPTSSSTSPMASPSKSPSSSPPSATPTSSPPTSSPPTATPPSVQSPAATPPASSTAPVQSPAATPPASSKAPVQSPASSPPMSTPPASAPESSPPTLTPASSPPSLSPVGAPTVADGPVGTPESSANIPSSSATPSESPAIFPSSSSPPSPTPVGSSPESTEGPAVNDESGSRSSYEVGFFLSTGLIVGAALAF; this is translated from the coding sequence ATGATGCACAGATTCATCATACTTTCcatttttgttctctttgtTTCTGGAAGGGTAGTACAAGCCGACGGCAATGCGCCTTCTCCATCTCCCAAACCCACTCCAACGACAACCCCTCTATCTCCGGCCAAAGCTCCGACGTCTTCTTCAACCTCTCCTATGGCGTCGCCTTCGAAATCTCCTTCATCATCGCCTCCGTCGGCGACTCCCACGAGTTCCCCACCCACATCATCACCTCCGACTGCTACGCCCCCATCGGTTCAATCCCCGGCTGCGACTCCGCCTGCTTCTTCGACAGCCCCGGTTCAATCCCCGGCTGCGACTCCGCCTGCTTCTTCGAAGGCCCCGGTTCAATCCCCGGCGAGTTCTCCACCAATGTCTACCCCTCCGGCATCGGCACCGGAAAGTTCTCCTCCTACATTGACACCGGCGAGTTCTCCTCCGTCGTTGAGTCCGGTCGGGGCTCCAACTGTTGCGGATGGTCCGGTTGGAACTCCTGAGTCTTCTGCTAATATTCCTTCGAGTTCAGCAACGCCATCAGAGAGTCCTGCTATTTTCCCGTCGAGCAGTAGCCCACCAAGTCCCACTCCAGTGGGTTCATCGCCGGAGAGTACAGAGGGTCCGGCGGTTAATGATGAGTCGGGTTCGAGATCCAGTTACGAAGTCGGGTTCTTTCTGAGCACTGGTTTAATAGTTGGTGCCGCCTTGgctttttag
- the LOC18593291 gene encoding uncharacterized PE-PGRS family protein PE_PGRS54, which yields MDEGEGGDQMDQFHRNEAISAVADEGFLGEEDDDYEDLYNDVNVGEGFLQSLRKNQDSGFSNVETNSSANRNDDINNNNNGGGKVGGSPMGVTESGVSIPGVAGGGERGDSRVSYESQGFRGGGDVKGPSGSVSGGGGGLRIEFAQASSKLKDMPEEQSGNNNSSLGGVGGIGQQGHRVGNVGSVGNEGLTRQGGVGGGSVNGGGSGAGPIVGNGGGNVGGGGGGGGGGVGVGVGASGGGSVGGTILFVGDLHWWTTDAELESELCKYGPVKEVKFFDEKASGKSKGYCQVEFYDPAAATACKEGMNGHMFNGRPCVVAFASPFTVKKMGEAQLHRNQQQASFSQARRGPNDAGVKTGASNIQTGGNYQGGDNNRGYGRGNWGRGNAQGMGNRGPVGPMRNRAGGMGGRGIMGNGGNGFGQGLGATPPLMHPQAMMGQGFDPAFGGPMGRMGGYGGFPGAPTPPFSGILSSFPPVGGVGLPGVAPHVNPAFFGRGMPMNGMGMMPTSGVDGPNMGMWSDPNMGGWGGDEHGGGRAGESSYGEEAASDHQYGEVSHDRGGWQNPTKEKDRASERDWSGSSERRYRDDREPGYDKDMPREKDMGLEHDWPERRQRDDRDIVRERDRERDRDRERSRDHVRDRDRERDRDRDKDRYREDRDRYADHHRYRDRDPEHDDHGRSSRTHNRSRLSQEEEHRSRSRDADYGKRRRLTSE from the coding sequence ATGGATGAAGGAGAGGGAGGGGATCAGATGGATCAGTTCCATAGAAACGAGGCGATCTCAGCCGTTGCTGACGAGGGTTTTTTGGgtgaagaagatgatgattATGAAGATCTTTACAATGATGTTAATGTTGGTGAAGGGTTTCTTCAATCTCTAAGGAAGAACCAAGATTCAGGGTTTAGCAATGTGGAAACCAATAGTAGTGCAAATAGGAATGatgatattaataataataacaacgGTGGTGGGAAAGTTGGTGGTTCACCAATGGGTGTAACAGAATCTGGTGTCTCAATTCCAGGTGTTGCGGGTGGTGGTGAAAGAGGGGATTCTAGGGTTTCTTATGAGAGTCAAGGGTTTAGAGGTGGTGGTGATGTGAAGGGACCTAGTGGGAGTGTTAGTGGTGGTGGAGGTGGGCTTAGAATTGAATTTGCGCAGGCGTCAAGTAAGTTGAAAGATATGCCTGAGGAGCAGAGTGGGAATAATAATAGTAGTTTAGGTGGTGTAGGTGGTATTGGACAGCAGGGACATCGTGTAGGGAATGTTGGGAGTGTTGGGAATGAGGGTTTGACGAGGCAAGGAGGAGTAGGAGGTGGGAGTGTGAATGGTGGTGGCAGTGGCGCTGGTCCTATAGTTGGGAATGGGGGCGGAAATGtgggtggtggtggtggtggtggtggtggtggtgttGGTGTTGGTGTTGGTGCAAGTGGGGGTGGAAGTGTTGGTGGGACAATATTGTTTGTTGGAGATCTGCATTGGTGGACAACAGATGCTGAACTGGAGTCAGAGTTGTGCAAGTATGGGCCCGTGAAGGAGGTGAagttttttgatgaaaaagcaAGTGGGAAGTCAAAGGGATATTGTCAGGTTGAGTTTTATGATCCAGCAGCAGCCACAGCTTGTAAGGAGGGAATGAATGGGCATATGTTTAATGGAAGGCCTTGTGTTGTTGCCTTTGCATCGCCATTTACTGTTAAGAAAATGGGAGAGGCTCAGTTACATAGGAATCAACAACAGGCTTCTTTTTCGCAAGCTAGGAGGGGCCCTAATGATGCTGGGGTTAAGACTGGTGCCAGTAACATTCAAACTGGAGGGAATTATCAAGGAGGGGATAATAATAGAGGTTATGGGAGAGGGAATTGGGGAAGAGGCAATGCTCAGGGGATGGGAAATAGAGGGCCAGTTGGTCCTATGAGGAATAGGGCTGGTGGGATGGGAGGTAGGGGTATCATGGGAAATGGTGGGAATGGATTTGGACAAGGTCTTGGTGCGACGCCTCCTCTCATGCACCCGCAGGCTATGATGGGTCAAGGTTTTGATCCAGCTTTTGGTGGACCCATGGGAAGAATGGGTGGTTATGGAGGGTTTCCTGGTGCTCCCACACCCCCATTTTCCGGGATTTTATCTTCGTTCCCTCCTGTTGGAGGAGTTGGTTTGCCTGGAGTGGCTCCTCATGTTAACCCTGCATTTTTTGGAAGAGGTATGCCCATGAATGGTATGGGGATGATGCCCACAAGTGGTGTAGATGGGCCTAATATGGGAATGTGGTCAGATCCCAACATGGGAGGATGGGGTGGTGATGAGCATGGTGGTGGGAGAGCTGGAGAGTCTAGTTATGGAGAGGAAGCTGCATCTGACCATCAATATGGAGAGGTTAGTCATGATAGAGGAGGTTGGCAAAATcccacaaaagaaaaagatagagCTTCAGAAAGGGACTGGTCAGGTTCATCCGAAAGAAGGTATCGTGATGATAGAGAACCGGGGTATGATAAAGACATGCCTAGGGAGAAGGATATGGGTCTTGAACATGATTGGCCAGAAAGAAGGCAACGGGATGATAGAGACATTGTTCGAGAACGTGATAGGGAGCGTGACAGGGATAGGGAGCGCTCTCGAGATCATGTTCGTGATCGTGATAGGGAACGTGATCGGGACAGGGATAAGGATCGATATAGGGAAGACAGAGACAGATATGCAGATCATCATAGGTACAGGGACCGTGACCCAGAGCATGATGACCATGGACGGTCATCAAGGACTCACAACAGGTCACGATTATCTCAGGAGGAGGAGCATCGCTCAAGATCTAGAGATGCTGATTATGGGAAGAGGCGACGACTTACCTCAGAGTGA
- the LOC18593292 gene encoding nuclear transcription factor Y subunit B-3 — protein MADSDTESGGAQNNGNNTASNATGNSSDLSSLKEQDRFLPIANVSRIMKKALPANAKISKEAKETVQECVSEFISFITGEASDKCQKEKRKTINGDDLLWAMTTLGFEDYVEPLKVYLQRFREMEGEKTAVARDKDAPLVGGVGGGGMYGMMVHQHQGHVYGSSGFHQMGSSGLGKGGPGNNLIGPR, from the coding sequence ATGGCGGACTCAGATACAGAATCAGGAGGAGCTCAAAACAATGGCAACAACACCGCTTCAAACGCGACAGGGAACAGCAGCGACCTGTCCTCTCTGAAAGAACAAGACAGGTTCTTGCCGATAGCCAACGTGAGCAGGATCATGAAGAAGGCTCTGCCTGCAAACGCCAAGATATCGAAAGAGGCCAAAGAAACGGTGCAGGAATGCGTTTCCGAGTTCATCAGCTTCATCACGGGAGAAGCGTCCGACAAGTGTCAGAAGGAGAAGAGGAAGACCATCAACGGCGACGATCTCCTTTGGGCCATGACGACGTTGGGGTTCGAGGATTACGTGGAGCCCCTTAAGGTTTACTTGCAGAGGTTTAGAGAGATGGAAGGAGAGAAAACCGCGGTGGCACGTGACAAAGACGCGCCTCTTGTTGGTGGCGTCGGTGGTGGTGGGATGTATGGCATGATGGTACATCAGCATCAAGGACACGTGTATGGTTCTAGTGGGTTTCATCAGATGGGAAGTAGTGGGTTGGGTAAAGGTGGGCCTGGGAATAATTTGATTGGGCCGAGGTAG